ATAAATTATAGCATATGATTATACAATTGCAAATAATGTAAATGTAAGGTTTTAAATTTTATAGAGCTGATGTGACGTAAATCACACGTATTAAAATCCCTGTATAGTATAATAATAACAACTAGTAGAAGAGATAGGAGGTAAAATCCGTGAGCGAGTTAATTAATAACAGAGAGCATCGGCAGGAGATGCTTAAGGAAGTAATAAGAGAATTACATAGAGGAAAAGGTGTTGATGAAGTAAAGCAAAAGTTTAAAGACGTGATTGACGGAATCACACATACAGAACTATCCATGATAGAGCAACAGCTAATAAATGAAGGTCTGGATATTAAAGAAGTACAGAGGTTATGTGATGTACACGCAGCTGTATTCCGGGAATCTCTGGAACAGGTGCAAAAGCCCGAAACTATACCAGGCCATCCCGTACACACGTTTAAAGAGGAAAATAGGGCTATTGAAAAGTTGATTGACGAACAGATAAAACCATATGTGGAAGAGTTAAATACGAAAGGTGACAAAGAAACAGCGTTAAAACTACTGGAAAAGATCAATCTTTTAATGGATATAGACAAGCACTACAAAAGAAAAGAAATACTGCTTTTCCCCTATCTTGAAAAATACGGAATTACAGGCCCACCTGGTGTTATGTGGGGTGTTGATGATGAAATAAGGGATATGTTAAAATCCGTGCGAAAAAGGTTGATGGATTACGATGAGAGCGAAAAAAGCCAGCTGGTGAGCGAGATAAATACGGCTTTAACCAAAGTCCTCGATATGATATTTAAAGAAGAGAATATTTTGCTGCCCATGGCACTGGAGACATTGACGGAAGATGAATGGGCAAGAATAATGGACGAAAGCGATGAAATAGGCTATTGCCTGATCGACGTGATCCCATCGTGGAAGCCTCAAAGAGTTCATGTGGAAGCAAAAGAGGGATACGAACTGGCCAGGGAAGATTCCAGCGGATATATAAAATTTGATACGGGTATAATGACGCCTAAAGAGATAAGCCTTTTGTTTGATAATCTGCCTGTTGACATCACCTTTGTAGATAAAGACGATGTGGTAAGATATTTTTCCAACGGCAGGGAGAGGATTTTCCCACGGGCAAAATCCGTTATTGGCCGCAAAGTACAGCATTGCCATCCGCCCGCCAGTGTCCATGTCGTTGAACAGCTTTTAAATGATTTTAAAGCGGGTAAAAAAGATCACGAGGATTTCTGGATAAAGCTCGGAAATAAATATGTTTACATCAGGTACTTTGCCGTAAGAGATGAGAAGGGGCAGTATGTGGGTACCATCGAAGTCACCCAGGATATTGGGCCGATACAGGAAATAAAGGGCGAGAAGCGACTGCTTTCATAAAGCATAACTCACAAAGAGACAAGCCTATAAAAAAGCTTGTCTCTTTGCCTTTATATGTTGAATGTGCTAAAATTTATTATGTAATTCAAATAAAGTCAATAGAGGGGGGAGCAACGGCGCTGGGAAAACGACATTTGTAAAGCTTTTGACAGGCTTGTATGAACCCAGTGAAGGTCAGATTTTTATAAATGGCATCGATAGTCGGGATTTTGACCGCGATGAATATTACAGGTTGTTTTCTGTGGTATTTCAGGACATAAAGACAGTTGCAGGTCTTTTATATGTTTTATTTGAGCTGAGCCCTATCATTATAGCCCTTATTGTATTAATTGTTATTGTCAATACAATAACGGAGAAAATGCGCCAGGATAAAGATTTCATCTTCTGGGCCGATAACGCTGAAAACAATAAATTGTTTGGATATCTTGCAAGCCAGGTTGTATATGATTATAATGCGGGAAAATATATAAGACTTTATAATGTTGTCCCACTTATTATGGAAAGGTATAGAAAATTCGACAGAAATTCATTAAAGCTATTTAAGAACATTGCAAATACAGATTACCGGTTTATGTCTATATCCATTATTTTAGGACAGATAGAGATGATAGCCATATACGGATATTTGGCTTACAGGGTTATAATAGATCCTGTTAAATTTACCATCGGTAGTTTTACAATGTATGCATCTGCTACAACCAATTTTGCAAGCAGTATAAATTGTGCGATTGAGGTTTGCATGCAAATATATTAGGGTTTATAAGGATTTTTTGGAGCTTCCGGATATTATGCCGCATAATAATAAGCATATAACTAATAGGGAAAATCATGAAATTGAATTTAGAAACGTTTCATTTAAATACCCCGGAGCGGAACAATACACGATTAAAAATGTATCTTTGAAAATTCCTGTAGGTAAAAAACTTGCCATTGTAGGTTTAAATGGTGCAGGTAAGACCACATTTATAAAGCTTTTGATGAGACTATATGACCCACCAGAGGGGGAGATACTTCTCGATGGTGTAAACATAAAAGAATATGACTATAAAGAATATCTGAAATTATTTTCTGTTGTCTTTCAGGACTTTAAGCTGCTGTCTTTTACAATTAAAGAAAATATATCTCTTGCGGATAGTGAAACAACAGATGGTGATAAAATTCTTGATGTACTGAAAGATGCCGGTCTCAGCGAACGTATAAAAGAGCTTGAATATGGTATTGAAACAGCTGTCTCTAAAAAATTTGACGAAAAAGGTATTGAATTTTCAGGGGGAGAGAGTCAGAAGCTGGCTATAGCCAGGGCTTTGTACAAAGATGCTCCTATTGTTATACTTGACGAAGCTACGGCCGCACTGGATCCAATATCCGAATACGAAATATACTCAAAATTTGATACCCTTGTGGGTGATAAGACATCAATATTTATTTCCCATCGCCTTTCAAGCTGCCGTTTTTGTGATTGTATTGCTGTGTTTCACAACGGCGAGATAATTCAATATGGAAAGCACGAGGAATTGCTTAAAGACGAGAACAGCAAATATGCAGAGCTGTGGAATGCACAGGCACAATATTATAATTGATATAAAACTGTTTATATAATCAAACAAGGTATTTCCCCATTTTAATCATAAATTTGTTTAAGAAATAATACAATGCAGTGATAGGGGAATGCAGTTATAGGGGGCGATATATTGGATTTTGGTGGGATTGTCCTTGTTATTATGTTATTTTTCAGTCTTGTGGGAAGAAATAACAGCGTTGCGGCTGCCATTGCGCTTTTGCTTTCCATAAAGTTGCTGAACATAGATTCGATCAATCAATATATGGCGAAGAACGGTATAAATCTTGGCATAATCATATTGACAATGGGTGCATTAGCACCACTGGCATTGAACAGGGTATCAATGCAAGAGTTTATGACTGTTTCCAAGAGTCCTGAAGGTATAATAACTATTGTTGCCGGTATTGTTGTGGCTATTCTCGCATCTATAGGTCTAAATACCATGAAAGTGGATACAAATGGTGTAGTGGGCGTACTACTGGGGACAGTCATAGGAGTGAGTTTTTTCAAAGGCGCGCCTATCGGGCCGATGATTGCATTGGGAATCACGACGCTTATAATGAGGATGTTTAGATTATAAAAGTGGTGAAAGGAGATGGGTTTGATATATTAAAACCCTTTTTTTATTATTGACTTTTTATATTTGTACCTGTATAATAGAAATATAATTCCAAGTATTCATATACATTTACTCGGAATTATATTAATAAAAATTTTAAGGAGGTATGATTATGTATCTAAATTATGCAAGTTTAATCCTGGCCTTTATAATCTTAGTTTTTTTATTTTACTTAAAGCAGAAAAGGGTTAAGTTTGGCATAAGGGTTTTTACAGGCTTGATTCTTGGTATAGCTATAGGTACTATCTTCAAAGAAAAGGCCCAGATAATTGAGCCTATCGGGAAAATATATATAGGCTTAATTAAAATGATCGTAATTCCTCTCGTGGTAACTGCTATTATATCCAGCATTACGTCGCTTAAAAGTCCTGATCAACTCAAGAACATTGCAGCAAAATCATTGGCATGGCTTCTGTCTACTACTGCTATTGCTACGGTTATAGGAATAATTGTAGCACTTGCCTTTAATCTTGGTTCAGGCATGAAGTTTACCGCTGATACAGGTTTTAAAGCCCGTGAGATACCTGCGTTCTCTCAGGTTTTGTTGGATATGATTCCATCCAATCCCGTTGCGTCTATGGCAGAGGGACGTATTATTCCAATTGTAGTCTTCTCAATCTTCATAGCCATAGCAATCATAATAGAGAGGAAAAAACACCCCGACGAAGTAAAACCCGTCGTAGATTTTA
This region of Caldanaerobius fijiensis DSM 17918 genomic DNA includes:
- a CDS encoding DUF438 domain-containing protein, which encodes MSELINNREHRQEMLKEVIRELHRGKGVDEVKQKFKDVIDGITHTELSMIEQQLINEGLDIKEVQRLCDVHAAVFRESLEQVQKPETIPGHPVHTFKEENRAIEKLIDEQIKPYVEELNTKGDKETALKLLEKINLLMDIDKHYKRKEILLFPYLEKYGITGPPGVMWGVDDEIRDMLKSVRKRLMDYDESEKSQLVSEINTALTKVLDMIFKEENILLPMALETLTEDEWARIMDESDEIGYCLIDVIPSWKPQRVHVEAKEGYELAREDSSGYIKFDTGIMTPKEISLLFDNLPVDITFVDKDDVVRYFSNGRERIFPRAKSVIGRKVQHCHPPASVHVVEQLLNDFKAGKKDHEDFWIKLGNKYVYIRYFAVRDEKGQYVGTIEVTQDIGPIQEIKGEKRLLS
- a CDS encoding ABC transporter ATP-binding protein, producing MPHNNKHITNRENHEIEFRNVSFKYPGAEQYTIKNVSLKIPVGKKLAIVGLNGAGKTTFIKLLMRLYDPPEGEILLDGVNIKEYDYKEYLKLFSVVFQDFKLLSFTIKENISLADSETTDGDKILDVLKDAGLSERIKELEYGIETAVSKKFDEKGIEFSGGESQKLAIARALYKDAPIVILDEATAALDPISEYEIYSKFDTLVGDKTSIFISHRLSSCRFCDCIAVFHNGEIIQYGKHEELLKDENSKYAELWNAQAQYYN
- a CDS encoding DUF441 domain-containing protein; translated protein: MDFGGIVLVIMLFFSLVGRNNSVAAAIALLLSIKLLNIDSINQYMAKNGINLGIIILTMGALAPLALNRVSMQEFMTVSKSPEGIITIVAGIVVAILASIGLNTMKVDTNGVVGVLLGTVIGVSFFKGAPIGPMIALGITTLIMRMFRL